One Penicillium oxalicum strain HP7-1 chromosome III, whole genome shotgun sequence genomic region harbors:
- a CDS encoding Hercynylcysteine sulfoxide lyase, translating into MKPQFGKHIAQHFLFDEGWTNMNHGSFGAVPRQVWERLRACQQMVEATPDKFVRYDYNAELIVSRKAIAKLVQAPLDTIVLVPNATTGIDTVLRNLSYSSSDHIIVFDTVYGACERTIHHLIETTEVQLTRIPLVYPIEDDQLLTAFRQTVQGIQARGKTARVAVFDIISFQPGVRTPFEALVMACRELEVLSCVDGAHCIGQLPLDLGALNPDFFVGNLHKWLFVPRGCAILYAPIRSQPLLRTTFPTSWGFTPRHGARCNSYFRQGPGWQSPFEVLFESFGTMDYSPFLCIRDALEFRASIGGEKAIMRHNAELAAVGGQTMAQMLETEVLDNCHRTLTRGCSMVNVRLPLPRSLAGGDETPRIVEWISHQLVEKYRTYAPVYEHNGQIWVRVSAQIYLELEDFRYLARALGQLCDILQRGKQPQSADLDIKSPASLIDGLSQDGISVLCQNGHSSLEY; encoded by the exons ATGAAACCCCAGTTTGGAAAGCACATAGCCCAGCACTTTCTCTTCGATGAAGGCTGGACCAACATGAATCATG GGTCCTTTGGAGCAGTTCCAAGACAAGTCTGGGAGCGTCTCCGCGCCTGCCAGCAGATGGTCGAGGCCACTCCGGATAAATTCGTGCGCTACGATTACAATGCGGAACTCATCGTCTCGCGCAAGGCGATCGCAAAGCTCGTCCAGGCACCCCTCGACACGATCGTGCTCGTTCCGAATGCAACTACCGGCATCGATACGGTTCTTCGCAACCTCTCCTACTCCTCTTCGGACCATatcatcgtcttcgatacCGTGTACGGAGCTTGCGAGCGGACCATCCACCACCTGATCGAAACCACCGAGGTCCAGCTAACGCGCATCCCTCTGGTCTACCcgattgaagatgatcagCTCCTTACGGCCTTTCGTCAAACCGTCCAAGGCATCCAAGCCCGTGGAAAGACCGCGCGAGTGGCTGTGTTTGACATTATCAGCTTCCAACCGGGTGTGCGCACTCCGTTTGAAGCCCTGGTCATGGCCTGCCGTGAGCTGGAGGTACTCTCCTGCGTTGATGGCGCCCACTGTATCGGCCAGCTCCCCCTCGACCTTGGTGCCCTTAACCCGGACTTCTTCGTTGGGAATTTGCACAAGTGGCTCTTTGTGCCGCGTGGATGCGCCATTCTCTATGCGCCCATCCGCAGCCAGCCCCTTCTGCGCACCACGTTCCCGACCAGCTGGGGTTTCACGCCGCGCCACGGAGCTCGCTGTAACTCATATTTCCGCCAAGGACCTGGCTGGCAAAGTCCATTTGAGGTACTTTTTGAAAGTTTCGGAACCATGGACTACAGTCCGTTTCTGTGCATTCGTGATGCCTTGGAATTCCGGGCCTCGATTGGTGGTGAGAAGGCTATTATGCGGCACAATGCGGAGCTGGCGGCAGTCGGGGGGCAGACCATGGCGCAGATGCTGGAGACGGAGGTTTTGGATAATTGCCACCGGACCTTGACCCGCGGCTGCAGTATGGTGAATGTCCGACTACCACTCCCTCGTTCTCTAGCCGGGGGTGATGAGACTCCCAGGATAGTCGAGTGGATTTCGCATCAGTTGGTCGAGAAGTATCGGACATATGCCCCTGTCTACGAGCACAACGGACAGATCTGGGTGCGAGTCAGTGCTCAGATCTATTTGGAGTTGGAAGACTTTCGATACTTGGCCCGTGCCCTAGGCCAGTTGTGCGACATTCTTCAGCGCGGGAAACAGCCCCAGTCTGCCGACCTGGACATCAAGTCTCCTGCAAGCTTGATCGACGGCCTCTCACAGGACGGAATTTCGGTTTTATGCCAAAATGGTCATTCATCGCTTGAGTACTGA